From Riemerella anatipestifer ATCC 11845 = DSM 15868, a single genomic window includes:
- the mazG gene encoding nucleoside triphosphate pyrophosphohydrolase → MTTREQQLNAFGELLEIMDTLRAQCPWDRKQTLQSLRHLTLEEVYELSDALLNEDLDEIKKELGDVLLHLVFYAKIGSEQQHFDIGDALKSLNKKLIFRHPHIYGNTEVKDEEEVKQNWEKLKLKEGNRSILSGVPKGLPSLVKAYRIQDKVRGIGFEFPNAEAAWSKVEEELQEFHNTQNPQQKEQEFGDVLFSLVNYARLSGINPDTALERTNHKFISRFQTMEALASQKNLNLDSLSLEEMDCLWEEAKKQEQL, encoded by the coding sequence ATGACCACGAGAGAGCAACAACTAAACGCCTTTGGAGAATTACTGGAGATTATGGATACCCTAAGAGCGCAATGCCCTTGGGACAGAAAACAAACCTTGCAAAGTCTAAGACACCTCACCCTAGAGGAAGTCTATGAGCTATCCGATGCCCTTCTGAACGAAGACCTAGACGAGATTAAGAAAGAACTGGGAGATGTCCTTTTACATTTGGTATTTTATGCCAAAATAGGCTCGGAGCAGCAGCACTTTGATATAGGAGATGCCCTAAAATCACTCAACAAAAAACTCATTTTCAGGCATCCTCATATCTACGGCAATACAGAGGTAAAAGATGAGGAAGAGGTGAAACAAAATTGGGAAAAACTCAAACTCAAAGAAGGTAATCGTTCCATTTTGTCGGGCGTACCTAAAGGTTTGCCGTCTTTGGTAAAAGCATATCGTATTCAAGACAAGGTGCGGGGCATCGGTTTTGAGTTTCCAAATGCCGAAGCGGCGTGGAGCAAGGTAGAAGAAGAGCTACAAGAGTTTCACAATACCCAAAACCCACAGCAGAAAGAGCAAGAATTTGGCGATGTGTTGTTTTCTTTGGTTAATTATGCTCGGCTTTCGGGCATCAATCCTGATACTGCCTTAGAGCGTACCAATCACAAATTCATCAGTCGCTTTCAAACGATGGAGGCTTTAGCTTCGCAGAAAAATCTCAACCTAGACAGCCTCTCTCTAGAAGAGATGGACTGCCTTTGGGAAGAAGCTAAAAAACAAGAGCAGTTATAA
- the mfd gene encoding transcription-repair coupling factor, which translates to MILSPIHESLLPFLLKHQFGNSVLEALPHHQHISVKGMAGSSPSLICAELFLTQNQPILLIVDDKEDAHYTTTELEELLGEDKVLYFPATHLEPYQTEKTQNANLVLRTEVLNQLNANPEPKVIVAHYAALCEKVLKKEDFKAISHHIKVGYQLDFDFTGELLEQFNFHLTDFVSEPGEFAVRGGIVDVFSYANDKPYRITFFGNEVESIKTFDIETQLSISKVESLQLVSNMNFAVQGTKVPFLDLLPKDSFIVTKNAYLGLNYIRDFYTKAEEKYTQLNPDIKHQKPNELFISDEVFFKTYQKFRTVDFTSQSLQLPQAPFIELKQNPQPSFNKNFELLIEDLEEKQKQGFNLWISFSSEKQKERLKSIFEDLGSAISFQFFKSELHQGFIDHQHKILVYTDHQIFDRYQRYRAKNTFAKSEQLTLKDLMSLKVGDYIAHIDHGIGKFMGLVKVNNGGKTQECFKLTYKNGDLLYVSIHALHKISKYNGAEGKEITLSKIGSPSWKNLKNKTKAKVKQIAFDLIKLYAKRKTAKGFAYTPDTYLQNELEASFLYEDTPDQEKATLDVKRDMEADTIMDRLVCGDVGFGKTEVAIRAAFKAATDGKQVAVLVPTTILAFQHYRSFAERLKDFPVNISYLNRFRTAKQKRETLEKLAEGKIDIIIGTHQLASDKVKFKDLGLLIIDEEHKFGVSVKDKLKTLKANIDTLTLTATPIPRTLQFSLMAARDLSVIKTPPPNRQPVETQLIGFDEEIIRDAISYELQRDGQVYFINNRIDNLKDIAGMIQRLVPDARVITGHGQMDGKQLEENILDFMEGRYDVLVSTTIVESGVDVPNANTIFINDAQRFGMADVHQMRGRVGRSNRKAFCYLITPPFDMVTSDARKRLEAIEQFSDLGSGFQIAMKDLEIRGAGDLLGAEQSGFINEMGFETYQKIMQEALEELQNDAEFESLFENEADRKKLFKSSKDVNIDTDLELMLPDSYVSSTEERLSLYQKLAEINNKEELKRFEAELEDRFGSLPEEAINLLKSVELKWLAAAIGFEKIVMKNGILLGYFPSNPQDKFYQTEKFKKIIQYLSQNPQKASLKEKHSAEGNQLMMRKDHINDVDEVNELLQAILN; encoded by the coding sequence ATGATTTTATCCCCAATCCACGAAAGCCTTTTACCTTTCCTCCTAAAACATCAATTCGGAAACTCCGTTTTGGAAGCTTTACCTCATCATCAGCATATTTCTGTAAAGGGAATGGCGGGTTCTAGCCCAAGTTTAATCTGTGCCGAGCTATTCCTCACCCAAAACCAACCTATCCTCCTTATAGTAGATGATAAGGAAGATGCCCACTACACCACTACAGAACTGGAAGAACTACTCGGCGAAGATAAGGTACTCTATTTCCCTGCCACCCACCTAGAGCCTTACCAAACCGAAAAAACACAAAATGCCAATTTGGTATTAAGAACCGAAGTGCTTAATCAGCTCAACGCCAATCCAGAGCCAAAAGTTATTGTAGCCCACTACGCTGCCCTTTGTGAAAAGGTGCTTAAAAAGGAAGATTTTAAAGCCATTTCTCACCATATTAAGGTGGGCTACCAGCTAGATTTTGATTTTACAGGCGAACTATTGGAGCAGTTTAATTTTCACTTAACCGATTTTGTTTCCGAACCAGGAGAGTTTGCCGTAAGAGGCGGTATTGTAGATGTATTCTCCTATGCCAATGATAAGCCTTATCGTATCACTTTTTTTGGCAACGAGGTAGAAAGCATCAAAACTTTTGATATTGAAACTCAACTATCCATAAGTAAGGTAGAAAGTCTGCAATTGGTTTCTAATATGAATTTTGCAGTGCAAGGCACCAAAGTTCCGTTCCTAGACTTACTGCCAAAAGATAGCTTTATTGTTACTAAAAATGCCTATCTAGGACTTAACTACATCAGAGATTTTTACACAAAAGCAGAGGAAAAATATACCCAACTCAACCCCGACATCAAACATCAAAAACCCAACGAACTATTTATATCAGACGAGGTATTTTTTAAAACCTATCAAAAGTTTAGAACGGTAGATTTTACCTCGCAATCGTTACAACTTCCTCAAGCTCCTTTTATTGAACTCAAACAAAACCCACAACCGAGTTTTAACAAGAATTTTGAACTCCTCATAGAAGACCTAGAAGAAAAACAAAAGCAAGGCTTTAATTTATGGATTTCGTTTTCCTCCGAAAAACAGAAAGAACGACTGAAAAGTATTTTTGAAGATTTGGGAAGCGCCATTTCTTTTCAGTTTTTCAAATCGGAGCTGCATCAAGGGTTTATAGACCACCAGCACAAAATCCTTGTCTATACTGACCATCAAATTTTTGATAGATACCAACGCTACCGAGCTAAAAACACTTTTGCCAAGTCTGAACAACTCACACTTAAAGATTTAATGTCTTTAAAAGTAGGCGACTACATTGCCCATATTGACCACGGCATCGGGAAGTTTATGGGGCTGGTAAAGGTAAATAATGGTGGTAAAACTCAAGAATGTTTTAAATTGACTTACAAGAACGGAGATTTGCTCTATGTAAGCATACACGCCCTGCATAAAATTTCTAAATATAATGGTGCCGAAGGTAAAGAAATTACACTTTCCAAAATAGGCTCTCCTTCGTGGAAGAACCTCAAAAATAAAACTAAAGCCAAGGTTAAACAAATTGCATTTGACCTTATAAAACTTTACGCTAAAAGGAAAACCGCCAAAGGCTTCGCCTATACACCAGACACTTACCTCCAAAATGAATTAGAGGCTAGCTTTCTCTACGAAGATACTCCAGACCAAGAAAAGGCAACGCTAGATGTTAAACGAGATATGGAAGCCGATACCATTATGGATAGACTCGTCTGTGGTGATGTGGGATTTGGTAAAACCGAAGTGGCTATAAGAGCCGCCTTTAAAGCCGCTACAGATGGTAAACAAGTTGCTGTTCTTGTACCTACTACCATTTTAGCGTTTCAGCATTACCGAAGTTTTGCAGAAAGGCTTAAAGATTTCCCTGTTAATATTTCATACCTCAATCGTTTTCGTACAGCAAAACAAAAACGAGAAACCCTAGAGAAACTCGCCGAAGGTAAAATTGACATCATCATCGGTACCCATCAACTTGCCTCCGACAAAGTCAAGTTTAAAGATTTAGGGCTTCTCATTATAGACGAAGAACATAAGTTTGGAGTTTCTGTAAAAGACAAACTTAAAACTTTAAAAGCCAATATAGATACTCTCACGCTTACCGCTACGCCTATCCCTAGAACGCTACAATTTTCGCTAATGGCAGCGAGAGATTTATCCGTAATTAAAACACCTCCACCCAACAGGCAACCTGTGGAAACTCAACTCATAGGTTTTGATGAAGAAATTATAAGAGATGCCATTTCCTACGAATTACAAAGAGATGGGCAGGTCTATTTCATCAATAACAGAATTGATAACTTAAAAGACATTGCGGGAATGATACAACGCCTCGTCCCCGATGCTAGAGTGATTACAGGACACGGACAAATGGACGGTAAGCAGCTAGAAGAAAACATATTAGACTTTATGGAAGGAAGGTATGATGTACTGGTTTCTACAACGATTGTAGAAAGTGGTGTAGATGTACCCAATGCTAATACTATCTTTATTAACGATGCCCAAAGGTTTGGTATGGCAGATGTCCACCAGATGCGTGGGCGAGTAGGAAGAAGCAACCGAAAAGCCTTTTGTTACCTTATTACACCACCTTTTGATATGGTAACTTCTGATGCTAGAAAACGACTTGAAGCTATAGAACAATTTTCCGATTTAGGCAGTGGTTTCCAAATCGCAATGAAAGACCTTGAAATTCGTGGTGCTGGTGATTTGCTCGGTGCGGAGCAAAGTGGATTTATCAACGAAATGGGCTTTGAAACTTATCAAAAGATAATGCAAGAAGCCTTAGAAGAACTACAAAACGATGCCGAGTTTGAAAGCCTTTTTGAAAACGAAGCAGACCGCAAAAAACTATTCAAATCCTCTAAAGATGTTAATATTGATACCGATTTGGAGCTGATGCTTCCTGACTCTTATGTAAGTAGTACCGAGGAACGACTAAGCCTCTACCAAAAACTTGCAGAAATAAATAACAAAGAGGAACTAAAGCGCTTTGAGGCAGAACTAGAAGACCGTTTTGGGTCATTGCCAGAAGAAGCCATCAACCTACTAAAATCAGTAGAGTTAAAATGGTTAGCCGCAGCTATTGGTTTTGAAAAAATTGTAATGAAAAATGGTATTTTATTGGGTTATTTCCCTAGCAATCCGCAAGACAAATTTTACCAAACCGAAAAGTTTAAAAAGATTATCCAGTATCTAAGCCAAAATCCTCAAAAGGCAAGTCTTAAAGAAAAACATTCGGCAGAGGGCAACCAGCTTATGATGAGAAAAGACCATATTAACGATGTAGATGAAGTGAATGAACTTCTGCAAGCTATACTCAACTAA
- a CDS encoding DUF5606 family protein, whose amino-acid sequence MLLEKIISISGKPGLYKLVSQLRNGFIVEDITTKKKLSISNSSQVSLLDNIAMFSFDREVPLFEVFENIAKNENYEQTINHKSSDEELRAFMLKSLPTYDTERVYVSDIRKLAQWYNLLQKAGYITPDSFVKEEINEEEK is encoded by the coding sequence ATGCTTTTAGAAAAAATTATTTCAATTTCAGGAAAACCAGGGCTTTATAAATTAGTTTCTCAACTTAGAAATGGTTTTATTGTAGAAGATATTACTACTAAGAAGAAGCTAAGTATTTCTAACTCAAGCCAGGTAAGTCTTTTGGATAACATCGCAATGTTCAGTTTTGATAGAGAAGTGCCATTGTTTGAAGTGTTTGAAAACATCGCTAAAAACGAAAATTACGAGCAAACTATCAACCACAAATCTTCGGACGAAGAGCTCAGAGCATTTATGCTAAAATCTTTGCCTACTTATGATACAGAGCGAGTGTATGTGTCCGACATTAGAAAACTTGCCCAGTGGTACAACCTTTTGCAGAAAGCAGGTTACATTACACCTGATAGCTTTGTGAAAGAAGAAATAAACGAAGAAGAAAAATAA
- the def gene encoding peptide deformylase → MILPIRAYGDPVLRKKGQDITPDYPNLKELIQNMFETMEGAHGIGLAAPQIGLDIRLFIVDVRPLAEDEDYLDIADELKDFRKVFINAKILEETGEEWKFNEGCLSIPEVREDVKRKDTITIEYYDEDFKKHTETYSDIRARVIQHEYDHIEGILFTDKLSALKKKLVKGKLNKISAGEVSVSYKMRFPK, encoded by the coding sequence ATGATACTACCAATAAGAGCCTACGGCGACCCTGTACTTAGGAAGAAAGGACAAGATATTACACCAGATTATCCTAATCTAAAGGAGCTTATCCAAAATATGTTTGAAACTATGGAAGGAGCTCATGGCATAGGGCTTGCAGCACCGCAAATAGGGTTAGATATTAGACTTTTTATTGTAGATGTAAGACCTTTGGCAGAAGACGAAGATTACTTAGATATAGCTGATGAGCTTAAAGATTTCAGAAAAGTATTCATCAATGCCAAAATATTAGAGGAGACAGGGGAAGAGTGGAAGTTTAACGAAGGCTGCCTCTCTATACCAGAAGTAAGAGAAGATGTTAAAAGGAAAGACACCATCACGATAGAGTATTACGATGAAGATTTCAAAAAACACACAGAAACTTACTCCGATATTAGAGCCAGAGTCATACAACACGAGTACGACCACATAGAGGGCATTCTGTTCACCGATAAACTAAGTGCACTCAAGAAGAAATTAGTGAAAGGAAAACTCAACAAAATATCGGCAGGAGAGGTAAGCGTAAGCTACAAAATGAGATTCCCTAAATAG
- the ruvX gene encoding Holliday junction resolvase RuvX, which produces MGQILAIDYGKARTGIAATDDMKLIASGLASVPTGELLSFLSEYIHNNAVEAVVVGYPVDLKGNVSEVETSILEFIEKFKVQFPEIEVHRLDERFTSKMASFFISQSGKNKKQRQEKGLIDKISATIILQNFLEQKR; this is translated from the coding sequence ATGGGACAGATATTAGCCATAGATTACGGTAAAGCACGCACGGGTATAGCGGCAACAGATGATATGAAGCTCATCGCTAGTGGGCTTGCCTCAGTGCCAACGGGAGAACTTTTGTCATTCTTATCCGAATATATCCACAATAATGCTGTAGAAGCTGTGGTTGTAGGTTATCCTGTGGATTTAAAGGGTAATGTCTCTGAAGTAGAAACTTCTATCTTAGAGTTTATAGAAAAGTTTAAAGTTCAATTTCCAGAGATAGAGGTTCACCGTTTAGATGAAAGATTTACCTCTAAGATGGCTTCTTTTTTTATCAGTCAGAGCGGGAAAAATAAAAAACAAAGACAAGAAAAAGGGCTTATAGATAAAATAAGTGCCACCATAATTTTACAAAACTTTTTAGAACAGAAAAGATGA
- a CDS encoding shikimate dehydrogenase family protein — MVIRNEFMGKQLGLIGRNISYSFSQKYFEAKFKKLFIKDISYYILDLPSIEGVAELWSNPRLVGFNVTIPYKVEIINYLDELSEEAQAIGAVNTVSIKDGKKIGYNTDAYGFERTLDLHLKTIHQKALVLGDGGAAKAVKFVLERKGIPYLVVSRRGTIKFEQLTREHLSEYQIIIQCTPVGTYPNVEDCVPFPFDGLSGEHLVLDLIYNPERTKLIKEAQKRGAKTANGLFMLEQQAEKAWEIWNLV, encoded by the coding sequence ATGGTTATTAGGAACGAGTTTATGGGAAAACAGTTGGGGCTTATAGGGAGAAACATTTCATATTCATTCTCTCAAAAATATTTTGAGGCTAAGTTTAAGAAATTATTTATTAAAGATATTTCCTACTATATTTTAGATTTGCCTAGTATAGAGGGCGTTGCAGAATTATGGTCTAATCCTAGATTGGTGGGCTTTAATGTTACCATTCCATACAAAGTAGAAATTATAAATTACCTAGATGAGCTTAGCGAAGAAGCCCAAGCCATAGGGGCGGTAAATACAGTAAGCATTAAAGACGGAAAGAAGATAGGCTACAATACAGATGCTTATGGTTTTGAACGAACCTTAGACCTCCATCTTAAAACCATTCATCAGAAAGCACTTGTACTAGGCGATGGTGGAGCGGCTAAAGCCGTTAAATTTGTGTTAGAGCGTAAGGGTATTCCGTATCTTGTGGTCTCTAGGCGAGGGACAATTAAGTTTGAACAGCTTACCAGAGAGCATTTGTCTGAATATCAAATCATCATACAATGTACTCCCGTAGGTACTTATCCTAATGTGGAAGACTGTGTCCCATTTCCGTTTGATGGGCTTTCGGGCGAACACTTGGTATTAGACCTTATCTATAATCCCGAACGAACTAAACTCATTAAAGAAGCTCAAAAAAGAGGAGCTAAGACAGCTAATGGACTATTTATGCTGGAACAACAGGCAGAAAAAGCCTGGGAAATTTGGAATTTAGTATAA
- the ribD gene encoding bifunctional diaminohydroxyphosphoribosylaminopyrimidine deaminase/5-amino-6-(5-phosphoribosylamino)uracil reductase RibD, translating into MSHEKYISRCIALAEKARGNTYPNPLVGAVIVHNGIIIGEGYHHKAGEPHAEINAINSVENKGLLKESTIYVSLEPCSHFGRTPPCATKITEIGFKKVVIGSADSNEKVSGKGKAMIEEAGIEVVDKVLEERCRWLNRRFFTFHEKKRPYIILKWAESNDGFIDRNFVPTPISNTLASQYVHKMRAEEHAILVGTQTALNDNPTLDVRHLDGRNPTRVLIDLELKVPQSFNIFNTNAPTIIFNLHKNDNQDHLKWIKIDKENFLEELMYHLYEQQIQSIIIEGGSKMLNTFIEAQLWDEAVVIKAPNLTLNNGTKAPIFNEKPYRQKQMRDNVLNFYKK; encoded by the coding sequence ATGTCTCACGAAAAATATATAAGTCGGTGTATTGCTTTGGCAGAGAAGGCTAGAGGTAACACTTACCCTAATCCTTTGGTGGGAGCGGTAATTGTACACAATGGCATCATCATAGGGGAAGGCTATCATCACAAGGCAGGAGAACCTCATGCAGAAATTAACGCCATCAATTCGGTTGAGAACAAAGGGCTTTTAAAAGAATCTACGATTTATGTTTCATTAGAGCCTTGTTCCCATTTTGGGAGAACGCCACCTTGTGCTACTAAAATTACAGAAATTGGATTCAAAAAAGTGGTTATAGGCTCGGCTGACTCTAATGAAAAAGTGAGTGGCAAAGGTAAAGCAATGATAGAAGAGGCAGGTATAGAAGTGGTTGATAAAGTGTTAGAGGAACGATGCCGATGGCTTAACAGAAGGTTTTTTACTTTCCACGAGAAAAAAAGACCATACATTATCCTGAAATGGGCAGAGTCTAACGATGGTTTTATAGACCGAAATTTTGTTCCAACGCCTATATCCAATACTTTGGCATCTCAATATGTACATAAGATGAGAGCCGAAGAACACGCTATTTTGGTTGGGACACAAACGGCACTTAATGATAACCCAACTTTAGATGTAAGGCATCTTGACGGTAGAAATCCTACCAGAGTTTTAATAGATTTAGAGCTTAAAGTTCCTCAAAGTTTTAATATTTTCAATACTAATGCTCCTACGATTATTTTTAACCTTCATAAAAATGACAATCAAGACCATTTGAAGTGGATAAAAATTGATAAAGAAAATTTTTTAGAAGAACTGATGTATCATTTGTATGAACAGCAGATACAATCTATCATTATAGAGGGAGGAAGCAAGATGTTAAATACCTTTATTGAAGCTCAACTTTGGGATGAGGCAGTGGTAATTAAAGCTCCTAATTTAACTTTGAACAATGGGACTAAAGCTCCTATATTCAATGAAAAACCTTACCGACAAAAACAGATGAGAGATAATGTTTTAAATTTTTATAAAAAATAG
- a CDS encoding DUF349 domain-containing protein: MNKETLNSGQEELNTPQPNQEVKANTVLETSSYQELEVEEEDHDDDDHEENEKLSLKELVDKLEKLINLENAGEEIQKFNALRKSISEQIDEITENKKQEFEAADNDPSEVFSYEHPLQAKFSALINIFKEKRDLFTQKQEEEHQKNLEVRLGIVEKLKNLYTNTEPGTDLFKAIREIKEAWANAGKVAKSEFKNLNNNYYHHLNGFYQMLDLNKEYREQEYAHNLEKRQHIIARAKELLVEPLIQKALNELQYLHKLWREEAEPVAEEFRDSTWEEFKEISNQIHDRKTELFAAREAEQKENLEKKNTIIAQIKALGAPEKPNHNYWQKSINKMEELREEFIKLGSVPRKLSTQNWTDFKQSVRAFNSAKNEFYKGLKQTQINNLEEKYKLIKVAQDNKNSEDWETMVPLFKKLQKDWQAIGHVPRSQANKVWDAFREACNYFFDQYRTKSEAAGDDWNENFKQKKALLEELKKIEKGENSLEIIEDIKNKWNAIGKVPKDKLGINSEFNKTLKQKLKLNNLNEFDIKEEGLSESQITDRARKLKNQITDLEAEVVKLENNLSFFNNPTRENPLLKDTFEKIDDKRAQLESLRITLHQMISGE; this comes from the coding sequence ATGAACAAAGAAACTCTGAACTCTGGACAAGAAGAATTGAACACACCTCAACCCAACCAAGAAGTAAAGGCAAATACTGTTTTAGAAACTTCATCTTATCAGGAGTTGGAAGTTGAGGAGGAAGACCACGATGACGACGACCACGAAGAGAACGAAAAGTTATCTTTGAAAGAGTTGGTAGATAAGTTAGAGAAGCTCATCAATCTAGAGAATGCAGGAGAGGAGATTCAGAAGTTCAATGCCCTTAGAAAATCTATTTCCGAACAAATAGACGAAATAACAGAAAACAAAAAACAGGAGTTTGAAGCAGCAGATAATGACCCTTCGGAGGTTTTCAGTTACGAACACCCTTTACAAGCAAAGTTTTCTGCACTCATCAATATTTTTAAAGAGAAGAGAGACCTCTTTACTCAAAAGCAAGAGGAAGAACATCAAAAAAATCTAGAGGTAAGGCTAGGGATTGTGGAGAAACTTAAAAATCTTTACACCAATACAGAGCCAGGAACAGACCTCTTCAAAGCTATAAGAGAAATAAAAGAGGCTTGGGCTAATGCAGGTAAAGTAGCAAAGTCGGAGTTTAAAAATCTGAATAATAACTACTATCATCATCTCAATGGGTTTTACCAAATGCTAGACCTCAACAAAGAATACCGTGAGCAAGAGTATGCCCATAACTTGGAAAAGAGACAGCACATCATCGCTCGTGCTAAAGAGCTATTGGTAGAGCCACTGATACAAAAAGCACTTAACGAATTGCAGTATCTCCATAAACTTTGGAGAGAGGAGGCAGAACCTGTGGCAGAAGAGTTTAGGGATAGCACTTGGGAGGAGTTTAAGGAAATTTCTAACCAAATACACGATAGAAAAACTGAACTCTTCGCAGCGAGAGAAGCGGAACAAAAAGAAAATCTAGAGAAGAAAAATACCATTATTGCTCAAATCAAAGCCTTAGGAGCACCAGAAAAACCTAACCATAATTATTGGCAGAAATCCATTAATAAAATGGAAGAGCTAAGAGAAGAGTTTATAAAGTTAGGTAGCGTTCCTAGAAAACTTTCCACCCAGAATTGGACTGATTTTAAACAAAGCGTAAGAGCCTTTAATTCGGCTAAAAACGAGTTTTATAAAGGTCTTAAACAAACTCAAATCAACAACTTAGAAGAAAAGTATAAGTTGATAAAAGTGGCTCAAGACAACAAAAACTCCGAAGATTGGGAGACTATGGTGCCGCTATTCAAGAAACTTCAGAAAGATTGGCAGGCGATAGGACACGTGCCTAGAAGTCAAGCAAATAAGGTATGGGACGCTTTCCGTGAGGCTTGTAACTACTTCTTTGACCAATATAGAACCAAAAGCGAAGCGGCTGGAGACGATTGGAATGAAAACTTTAAGCAGAAGAAAGCTCTCCTAGAAGAACTTAAAAAAATAGAGAAAGGAGAAAACTCTCTAGAAATAATAGAGGATATTAAAAATAAATGGAATGCCATAGGCAAGGTGCCTAAGGATAAGTTGGGCATCAATTCAGAGTTTAATAAAACTCTAAAACAAAAGCTAAAACTTAATAACCTCAACGAGTTTGATATTAAGGAAGAGGGCTTATCTGAGTCTCAAATTACCGATAGAGCTCGTAAACTTAAAAACCAAATTACAGACCTTGAGGCTGAAGTGGTTAAGTTAGAAAATAACCTTTCTTTCTTTAACAATCCAACGAGAGAGAATCCGTTGTTAAAAGATACTTTTGAAAAAATTGATGATAAGAGAGCTCAATTAGAGAGCCTTAGAATTACATTACATCAAATGATTTCTGGAGAATAA